In Sphaeramia orbicularis chromosome 3, fSphaOr1.1, whole genome shotgun sequence, a genomic segment contains:
- the ampd3a gene encoding AMP deaminase 3: METMFYCTSDSEKTTPTDMAFTDTEDMPRQFPKVTLSEAEEETQLLAERVYASALKEEDNKDALSMFTVPEDCPIGLQQAKDYELLKELAEQQSEESTKRRKSLKMIRSQSMSLQIPVATELNCSVAVTPFLSPSSTCSSLPEHCPDYQRVTISGDYCAGITVEDYEQAAKSLFKALLIREKYSKLAYHRFCRTTAQFLRNAENMRWSEDDEVLPDICPCPTDGEDPYRMENIPENLNYELRMKDGIVHVYDNAETLRANKPHDLPYPDLETFAIDLSHVLAMIADGPTKTYCHRRLNFLCSKFYLHEMLNEMAELKELKSVPHRDFYNVRKVDTHIHAAACMSQKHLLTFIQKTYETDADRVVLEKAGQKMTLQQVFHSLNKDPYDLTVDSLDVHAGRQTFHRFDKFNSKYNPVGASELREIFLKTDNLIDGEYFARIIKEVAHDLEESKYQHAEPRLSIYGRSPDEWDSLSKWFIQHKVHSPNMRWIIQVPRIYDIFKSRKLVPNFAKMLENVFLPLFEATVNPQDHKELHVFLKYVSGFDSVDDESKHSDHMFSFRSPKPEQWTGDNNPPYSYYLFHMYANIMVLNNLRKERGLSTFQFRPHCGEAGSITHLVSAFLTADNISHGLNLKKSPVLQYLYYLAQVPIAMSPLSNNSLFLEYSKNPLREFLHKGLCVSLSTDDPMQFHYTKEPLMEEYAIAAQLWKLSTCDVCEIARNSVLQSGLSHQEKKHFLGVNYPKDGPGGNDIRRTNVAQIRMAYRHETLCNELSFIVDAVKSETMAS, encoded by the exons ATGGAGACCATGTTCTACTGCACCTCTGACTCTGAGAAGACAACTCCAACAGATATGGCTTTTACTGACACAGAAG ATATGCCTCGTCAGTTCCCAAAGGTAACACTGAGTGAGGCGGAGGAGGAGACACAGCTGCTTGCAGAGAGAGTCTATGCATCAGCGCTGAAAGAAGAAGACAATAAGGATGCCTTATCTATGTTCACTGTGCCTGAGGATTGCCCGATTGGTCTGCAGCAAGCCAAAGATTATGAACTTCTCAAGGAGCTGGCAGAACAGCAGTCTGAAGAGAGTACCAAAAG AAGGAAAAGCTTGAAGATGATTCGTTCCCAGTCTATGTCTTTACAAATCCCAGTGGCTACAGAATTAAATTGCTCAGTCGCAGTTACACCATTCTTGTCTCCAAGCTCCACCTGCTCATCGCTTCCAGAACACTGCCCTGATTATCAGAGAGTCACTATAAGTGGGGATTACTGTGCTGGA ATCACAGTTGAAGACTACGAACAGGCAGCCAAGAGTCTATTCAAGGCCCTGCTTATTCGTGAGAAATACTCTAAACTAGCCTATCACAGATTCTGCAGAACCACAGCACAGTTCCTCCGCAACGCTGAGAATATGAGATGGAGTGAAGATGATGAAGTTCTACCAG ATATCTGCCCGTGTCCGACAGATGGAGAGGATCCCTACAGAATGGAAAACATCCCAGAAAACCTCAACTATGAACTGAGGATGAAAGATGGAATAGTACATGTATATGATAATGCCGAGACACTGAGAGCAAACAAACCCCATGACCTTCCATATCCAGACTTGGAAACTTTTGCCATTGACCTCAGTCATGTGCTGGCAATGATTGCAGATGGTCCCAC GAAGACATATTGTCACAGACGTCTAAACTTCTTGTGCTCCAAGTTCTACCTCCATGAGATGCTAAATGAAATGGCTGAGCTAAAGGAACTGAAAAGTGTGCCTCACAGAGACTTCTATAACGTTAGGAAG GTGGACACACATATTCATGCTGCTGCCTGCATGTCTCAGAAGCACCTGCTGACCTTCATTCAGAAAACATATGAGACGGACGCAGATCGTGTGGTGTTGGAAAAAGCTGGACAAAAGATGACTCTCCAGCAGGTTTTTCACAGCCTTAATAAAGACCCCTATGATCTCACTGTGGACTCTCTGGATGTACATGCt GGGAGACAAACCTTCCACCGCTTTGATAAGTTCAACTCAAAGTATAATCCAGTGGGAGCCAGCGAACTGAGAGAAATCTTCCTCAAAACAGACAACCTGATTGATGGAGAGTATTTTGCTCGCATAATAAAG gaAGTGGCCCATGATCTAGAGGAAAGTAAGTACCAGCACGCAGAGCCACGGCTGTCCATCTATGGACGCTCTCCAGACGAGTGGGACAGCCTGTCCAAGTGGTTTATCCAACACAAAGTGCACTCACCAAACATGAGGTGGATCATTCAAGTGCCCAGGATATA TGATATTTTCAAGTCAAGGAAGCTGGTCCCAAATTTTGCCAAGATGTTGGAGAATGTATTTCTACCTCTCTTTGAGGCTACTGTTAATCCACAGGATCACAAAGAGCTTCATGTTTTCCtcaaatat GTTTCTGGCTTTGACAGTGTAGATGACGAGTCCAAACACAGTGATCACATGTTCTCCTTCAGGAGCCCAAAGCCAGAGCAGTGGACTGGAGATAACAACCCACCCTACAGCTACTACCTCTTCCATATGTATGCAAACATCATGGTCCTCAACAACCTCAGAAA AGAGCGTGGCCTGAGCACCTTCCAGTTCCGTCCTCACTGTGGAGAAGCAGGATCAATCACTCATTTGGTTTCTGCTTTTCTGACAGCTGACAACATCTCACATGGACTCAACTTGAAAAAG AGTCCTGTGCTGCAGTACTTGTACTACCTGGCTCAGGTCCCTATTGCAATGTCTCCACTCAGCAACAACAGCCTGTTCCTGGAGTATTCCAAAAACCCTCTGAGGGAATTTCTGCACAAGGGCCTATGTGTGTCCCTGTCCACGGATGATCCCATGCAGTTTCACTACACCAAG GAACCATTAATGGAGGAGTATGCTATAGCGGCTCAGCTGTGGAAGCTCAGCACTTGTGATGTGTGTGAAATAGCCAGGAACAGTGTCCTGCAAAGTGGTCTTTCACATCAG gaaaaaaagcACTTCTTAGGTGTGAACTATCCTAAAGATGGACCTGGGGGCAATGACATCCGTCGGACTAACGTGGCCCAGATCCGCATGGCCTACAGACACGAGACGCTGTGTAATGAACTGAGCTTCATAGTCGATGCAGTGAAATCTGAAACAATGGCATCCTAG